Proteins encoded by one window of Haliotis asinina isolate JCU_RB_2024 chromosome 6, JCU_Hal_asi_v2, whole genome shotgun sequence:
- the LOC137286417 gene encoding glycine N-acyltransferase-like protein 3 — translation MLIWVSLHKVLNLDTLRRLFSTRCHKTMAVFLADDKLPELRDRLQHKPRYLKIYNEVITKLDSVVTGFHFIVDKWPDFKAVITKPNPETAEFEFLNNIYNVAAEDEKALSELLEQQGVIDWNRGIVFACVDTTFSEVLNEAIKSHGGSSDPSEPCYVQCVTQESLSVKPVPDGFKLLPLTQGDSKFVNSQWKFTVGNESLAYIDKLITCLPSCCLYDQNDAIVGFAMSYHYGALGMLHVMEEHRGKGYAKVIMSHLAQKRLQTGKEAFVVIEESNTVSLKLHEGLGFKQLPNLKVAWIRYTPKGTCKGPKSCCI, via the exons ATGTTGATCTGGGTGTCACTGCATAAGGTCCTAAACCTCGATACCCTACGGCGTCTCTTCTCAACGCGGTGTCACAAAACTATGGCAGTCTTTCTAGCAGACGATAAACTTCCTGAGTTGAGGGACCGACTTCAACACAAGCCAAGATATTTAAAG ATATACAATGAGGTGATTACAAAGTTGGACTCCGTGGTCACAGGTTTTCATTTTATTGTGGACAAATGGCCGGACTTCAAGGCAGTTATTACAAAACCTAATCCTGAAACTGCGGAG TTTGAGTTCCTCAACAACATCTACAACGTGGCTGCAGAGGATGAGAAGGCCTTATCAGAACTATTGGAACAACAAGGAGTCATTGACTGGAATAGGGGTATTGTTTTTGCAT GTGTTGACACTACATTTTCCGAAGTTCTGAATGAAGCCATAAAGAGTCATGGAGGAAGCAGTGATCCATCTGAGCCCTGCTATGTCCAGTGTGTAACTCAAGAAAGCCTGAGTGTCAA GCCTGTCCCAGATGGCTTCAAGCTATTACCATTAACCCAAGGTGACTCCAAGTTTGTTAACTCCCAGTGGAAATTTACAGTGGGAAATGAATCTCTTGCATATATTGACAAGCTCATCACATGTTTACCATCCTGCTGTCTTTATGACCAAAATGATGCCATTGTTGGATTTGCCATGTCCTATCATTATGGGGCCCTTGGTATGCTACATGTAATGGAGGAGCATCGTGGAAAGGGATATGCCAAGGTCATCATGTCACATCTGGCACAGAAGAGACTTCAGACCGGCAAGGAAGCATTTGTTGTGATAGAGGAGAGTAACACTGTGTCCCTCAAGCTTCATGAAGGTCTTGGTTTTAAACAATTACCCAACTTGAAGGTGGCTTGGATCAGATATACCCCGAAAGGAACCTGCAAAGGACCAAAGTCTTGTTGCATTTGA